One Solanum lycopersicum chromosome 2, SLM_r2.1 genomic region harbors:
- the LOC101264385 gene encoding protein PIN-LIKES 3-like: MAFVELFVVALMPVLKTLIITAVGLLLALEPVNLLGSTARHHLNNLVFYIFTPALVASSLAETVTSSNIVSLWFMPVNILLTFIIGSILGWILVKITKTPIHLHGLVISCCSAGNLGNLLLIIIPAVCEEKNSPFGDSITCSTNGKAYASLSMAVGAVYIWTYIYNMIRASGSQHNNASTHVPKLPPEEMDHQSQLALPLISYQTIHEHHQGHVVKKMKQHIKIWTQRINFKMLFAPSTIATIVGILIGVSSLLRNLMIGNEAPLHVIDSSASMLGEAAIPAMTLIVGANLLKGLKKSEVGAWIVIGIQVIRYIALPLSGICVVKVARHFGLVGSDSLYQFVLLLQYALPSAMTIGTITQLFEVGESECSVIMLWNYALASVALTLWTTYYMWILS, encoded by the exons ATGGCATTTGTGGAGTTGTTTGTGGTGGCATTAATGCCTGTTCTTAAAACACTCATAATTACTGCTGTTGGTTTATTACTTGCTCTTGAACCTGTCAATCTTCTTGGCTCCACTGCAAGACACCATTTGAACAAT CTTgtgttttatatatttactcCAGCGTTGGTGGCTAGCAGCTTGGCTGAAACAGTAACATCGAGCAACATTGTTTCATT atGGTTCATGCCAGTAAATATCCTTCTCACCTTTATTATTGGTTCAATACTTGGATGGATACTTGTGAAAATCACAAAAACTCCTATACATCTCCATGGCCTAGTTATTAGTTGTTGTTCTGCAG GGAATTTGGGGAACTTGCTTCTCATCATAATACCAGCAGTATGTGAGGAGAAGAATAGTCCTTTTGGGGATTCAATTACATGCTCCACTAATGGAAAGGCCTATGCATCACTATCTATGGCG GTAGGAGCAGTGTATATTTGGACATATATCTATAACATGATTCGAGCATCTGGAAGTCAACATAATAATGCCTCAACACATGTACCAAAATTACCTCCAGAGGAAATGGACCATCAATCTCAACTTGCACTGCCTCTCATTTCATATCAAACCATACATGAGCATCATCAG GGACATGTTGTGAAAAAGATGAAACAACATATCAAAATATGGACTCAGAGAATCAATTTCAAAATGTTATTTGCACCCTCAACAATTGCTACG ATTGTTGGGATCTTAATTGGTGTATCATCTTTGCTAAGAAATTTAATGATTGGAAATGAGGCTCCATTGCATGTCATCGATAGCTCTGCATCTATGCTTGG AGAAGCTGCAATACCAGCCATGACATTGATCGTTGGAGCAAATCTTCTTAAAG GGCTGAAAAAGTCAGAAGTAGGTGCGTGGATTGTGATAGGCATTCAAGTAATACGTTATATAGCATTGCCACTATCAGGAATTTGTGTTGTGAAAGTTGCACGCCATTTTGGGTTGGTTGGATCAGATTCATTATATCAGTTTGTACTTCTTTTGCAATATGCACTTCCATCTGCCATGACCATAG GGACTATTACACAgttgtttgaagttggtgaaagTGAATGTTCAGTAATTATGCTGTG